AACACGGAACCACTCCCGGGAAAAGGTGTCCAAACCGGTCATCGGCGCCGCGATCCCATCACCATGATGACACCATAAAGAAAAAAAATGATCATTTTTTCTTGCGCCCGGGGCATACGTGGCTTAGAACCAGTAACCTGCGGTGTATCGATACTCAACGGCGGACCGAAACCCCCTCGTCATCCCATTCCGGGATCATCGACGAAGCCCAGGGCCTGAAAGATGGGCTTTTTTCGTTTCAGTCCGAGAAACTCCAAAGATAGAGCGTCTCTTATATAAAGATGGGGAAAGAAAATGGCAAATGGCAATTCTTCGGGGGAACCCCGGTTCCCGGGTCTCAAGGCGGTCATTCACGGCAACGGCGCCGTGGCGCATGTCATGGGACATGTTTGTGGCGGCGTGATCGGCTACCCCATCACCCCCTCCACGGAAATCTCCGAGATCTACGAATCCTACCGGGCCAACGGCGGCATGAACGTTTGGGGCCGGCATCCTTTTTTCTTCGAACCGGAAGGGGAACACTCGGCGCAGAGCGGCGCCCTCGGGGCAGCGATGACAGGTGGTCTCTATGTTTCCAACGCCTCGTCCAGCCAGGGAATCCTCTATGGCCTGGAATCGCATTATGTCACCGCCGGAAAGAAAGTCGGTGGATTCGTTCTCCATATTGCCGCGCGCGTGGTGTCCAAACACTCCCTCAACGTCATGGCGGGGCATGACGATGTCTACGCCATGGTCAATTCGGGCTATACCATCCTGTTCGGCAGCAATCCCCAGGAGGCGGCGGATCTGGCGGCCATCAGCTACAAGGTCAGCGCCCTGTCGCTGATTCCCGTCGCCAACGCGATGGACGGCTTCGCCACCTCCCACATGCAAAGCGAGGCGCTCCTCCCCGAAGCGCAGCTGCTCAAGACCTTCGTCGGCGATCCCGAAGAACGGATCCCCTGTCCGACCCTGGCCCAGGAAATGCTTTTTGGCGCCAAGGGGCGGGTCGTTCAACTGAAGAGTTTCCTCCAGAAGAACCGGACCGATTTTACCGATGCCGCCTTCGGTCAACTCATGGCCCATCTTGACGCCAACGCCCACGAAGTGGAACAGGACAATGAGGGAGGCACCATTGGTCGGACCCTCGAATGGATCCCCGAACCCCTTCAAGCCCGCTGGAGCCGTCAATGGCGCAATGCCCAACCCAAGGGTACGCGCCAACGGGTCCCGGCCCTCATCGATCCCAACAATCCCGGATCCACGGGGCCGGTGCAGAACCAGCCCGACTTTCAGGCCGGCTCCGCCGATCACCGTTCCCACTTCGCCAGCGCCGTGCCCGGATTCATCCGTCAGGCGATGGAAGAGTACTCCCAGCTCACCGGTCGCTCCTACACCCCGGTTGCGACCTACCGCAACGACGATGCCGATTGTGTCATTGTCTCCATGGGATCGGTCACCGACGACGTCGAAGCGGTCGTCGATCACCTGAGAAACCAGGGACATCGGGTCGGCTCCGTCTCCATCAAACAGTTCATGCCCTTCCCCGAGGCGGATATCGTGACGGCACTCCAGGGTAAACGGGCAGTGACCGTCCTGGAACGCTCCGATTCCACCCTCTTGAGCGAACTTGTGGCCAACGCCCTCTTCAAGGCGGTGCAAAACCACAAACAGCCGCGACATGACGGCATCCCCGCAATCCACGAAGCCCCGATCCTGTGTACCGGAATTTTCGGCCTTGGCGGTCATGATCTGCAACCCCGGCATCTGGTCGCGGCTTTTCGCAACATGGAGGAAGGAAAGAACATCCCTCTGTTCTATCTTGGCTCCCGGTTTTTCGAGGAGGCCCAGGATCAGGAATTGATCGATCTGCAACAACGGTTGCGCCAGGCCTATCCCGAAACGACGCGGATGTCCTTCGCCACCGAGACCAATCCCCACCTACTGCCTTCCGGTGCGCTCCGGGTCCGGTTTCATTCGGTCGGCGGATACGGCACCATCGCCACCGGGAAACTTTTGACCGACATTCTGTCCGGGGTCATGGAACTCCATTCCAAATCGGCGCCGAAATACGGCTCCGAAAAAAGCGGCGCCCCGACCAACTTCTATCTGACCCTCAGCCCTGAACCGATCAAGATCACCAATGCCGAGCTCGAAGAGGTCGAAATCGTCCTTTCCCCCGACCACAAGGTCTTCGAGCACACCAATCCATTGCGCGGTCTGACCGATGGCGGCACGTTCATCATGCAGTCCAACGAGACGCCGCTCGATGTCTGGAAAGGACTGCCCGCCTCCGCCCGGCGTGTGATTCGGGAAAAGGGGATCAATTTCCATGTTGTCGATGCCTTCAGCATCGCCAAGGAAAACGCGCCGACCCAGGATCTCCAGGTGCGGATGATGGGCATTGCCTTCATCGGCGCCATGTGCGGCAATGTCTCCCAGGTGGTCGGAAGATCGACCGAAGAGACCCTGCTGACCAAGATCCAGAACCAGATCCAGAAAAAGTTTGGCGGCAAGGGCGACAAGGTGGTCGCCAGCAACATGGCGGTCATCAAACGGGGCATCCTCTCGACCCGCAAGGTTGAATACAACGAGCCTGCCTTCGTCGAGGCGGAGGGACAACAGGCCCAGAGCAGCCGCGGGCCTGGAGTGGCCATATCCGCCGCCATGGTGCAACGTGGTCCCGCCTCGGGTTGCGCCGGCATGTTCGACCAGAATTATTTTACCAAGACAGCCGCCGATCCGATCAAGGCGGGGACCATCGGCGAAAGCCCGGTCTTCCCCGGTCAGGGATTGCACATCCCCATTGCCACCGCCGCATGGAAGGACAAGGGGCTGTTCCGGCTGGATGTTCCCGAATACATACCGCACCTGTGTACCGGTTGCATGGAATGCGCCATTGCCTGTCCCGACGCCGCCATTCCCAACACTGTGCATGAAATCCACGACCTCATCAACGCCGGCATCGCCGAGTTGCCCATTCCTCCCCAGCAAAAGCACGCCCTGAGCGATCTGGTGATTCCTCTTGCCAATGTGGTCCGGGAGATCTATCGCAAACTGCCCGCCAAGGATCCGAAGCCGTTCAGTGAAGCGGTCGCCGACGCCGGTTTCCAGATGGACATCGGGATGGACTTTGGTTCCAGCACCACCACCCGGGAAAATTTTTCAAAACTGGTCACGGTCCTGTCACGGTTTCAGGTGGCCAAGACCCGCCCCTTCTTCGATGCCATGGAAAAGGGGGTTCCGGGAAGCGGTGGACTCTATTCGGTGGCGGTGGATCCCTGGAAATGCACCGGATGCCTCGAATGCGTCGATGTCTGCGGCCCCAAGGCGCTCGTCGAACGGGTCCAGACCCCGGACCTGGCGCGGAGGCTCGAAGAATCCTTCACCTTTTTGTCACGCCTTCCCAATACCCCGAACCGGTTTTTCAACAACGCACTGGGGGCCGGAGGCGATACCAAACGACTGATGCTCGACCACAAGAACTATTATGCCCTGACCGGAGGCCATGGCGCCTGCCGCGGATGCGGCGAAGTGACTGCGGTCCGGCTGTTCACCGGCATGAACCGGGCACTGCACAGCGAACGTCATCGGCGCCGTCTG
The sequence above is drawn from the Magnetococcales bacterium genome and encodes:
- a CDS encoding 2-oxoacid:acceptor oxidoreductase family protein, whose translation is MANGNSSGEPRFPGLKAVIHGNGAVAHVMGHVCGGVIGYPITPSTEISEIYESYRANGGMNVWGRHPFFFEPEGEHSAQSGALGAAMTGGLYVSNASSSQGILYGLESHYVTAGKKVGGFVLHIAARVVSKHSLNVMAGHDDVYAMVNSGYTILFGSNPQEAADLAAISYKVSALSLIPVANAMDGFATSHMQSEALLPEAQLLKTFVGDPEERIPCPTLAQEMLFGAKGRVVQLKSFLQKNRTDFTDAAFGQLMAHLDANAHEVEQDNEGGTIGRTLEWIPEPLQARWSRQWRNAQPKGTRQRVPALIDPNNPGSTGPVQNQPDFQAGSADHRSHFASAVPGFIRQAMEEYSQLTGRSYTPVATYRNDDADCVIVSMGSVTDDVEAVVDHLRNQGHRVGSVSIKQFMPFPEADIVTALQGKRAVTVLERSDSTLLSELVANALFKAVQNHKQPRHDGIPAIHEAPILCTGIFGLGGHDLQPRHLVAAFRNMEEGKNIPLFYLGSRFFEEAQDQELIDLQQRLRQAYPETTRMSFATETNPHLLPSGALRVRFHSVGGYGTIATGKLLTDILSGVMELHSKSAPKYGSEKSGAPTNFYLTLSPEPIKITNAELEEVEIVLSPDHKVFEHTNPLRGLTDGGTFIMQSNETPLDVWKGLPASARRVIREKGINFHVVDAFSIAKENAPTQDLQVRMMGIAFIGAMCGNVSQVVGRSTEETLLTKIQNQIQKKFGGKGDKVVASNMAVIKRGILSTRKVEYNEPAFVEAEGQQAQSSRGPGVAISAAMVQRGPASGCAGMFDQNYFTKTAADPIKAGTIGESPVFPGQGLHIPIATAAWKDKGLFRLDVPEYIPHLCTGCMECAIACPDAAIPNTVHEIHDLINAGIAELPIPPQQKHALSDLVIPLANVVREIYRKLPAKDPKPFSEAVADAGFQMDIGMDFGSSTTTRENFSKLVTVLSRFQVAKTRPFFDAMEKGVPGSGGLYSVAVDPWKCTGCLECVDVCGPKALVERVQTPDLARRLEESFTFLSRLPNTPNRFFNNALGAGGDTKRLMLDHKNYYALTGGHGACRGCGEVTAVRLFTGMNRALHSERHRRRLSHLEQLLAQVKEKLSQLDGDENRRRRLHAVVPVIERSLFNLESGPTGNGPANAVFANATGCTSVYGSTFPFNPYTDPWVNSLFHDTAPLAKGIFEGLSQNMAQEFKAVRVARLEIEDSYDPAVHDGFFKYFGWEDFDHEERSLLPTVLTLGGDGSQFDIGFGALSRLLATRTPIKCVIVDTGVYSNTGGQASTSSYMGQDSDLARHGKKHGGKTESRKELGLLAAFHPHVFVVQTSVGIQNHFLKNVLDLLNHQETPALLTVYTPCQPEHGIGDNASTRRAREAVQSRMHPVFVHHPLAGNSLSERFSIEGNPDPESDWSKTTIAYDDAEGHPQIKEIPFTPADFAVKEGRFKKHFTPVRDDDELREIAPYIALSPEAREGLTPFVWSTDKKNHLVKLAVSPAIVAMTDDCLRHWRTLQTLSGMQLGQMAESHRREMELWKERYAQAVKEREQSMDSIARGMSELASGARARAAGIVGAALVGAGVLPAAEGSAAAGGKGSGKPLVMIAEEDIYKCSNCKKCYLDVSTLFENVTIMHEGKSKEVSRVKQGVLQTLELTPELIKKAERVANDCDAAIIQFNRPA